The genomic stretch GCGGACGATCAGCGCGAACGCCTGTGCCGAGAAGGGGGCGGCGTAGATCTTGCCGTCGCTGCCGGTGGCAGCCGACCAAGCCCGGTCCGACAGCTTGTCGCCGCCGGCCAGCGAGGCCTTGTCGACCTCTCTTAACCAACCCTGCGACTGCATGTTGCCGAGTTGGGCGGTGTCGTTGATGACGATGTCGGGAAGTTGCTTCTGCGCCGCCTGCTGGTTGAGTTTGGTCTCGAAATCGTCGAAGAGGGCCACGACTTTCGTCTTGACACCGCTGGCCTGCGTGAACGCGTCAGCGAGCTTCTTCGCCGTCTTGGCGGAGTCCGAATCGGGCGCCTGCCTGATCCAGATCTCCAATGTGTCGTCTGAACCTGATGATCCCCCGGAACCGCAGCCTGTCAGCGTTACGGCCAGGGACGCGATGATCGCGGCCCCGAGCAAACGACGTGACATCAGACCGCCTCCCGTTCACATACGTGGACATGAGTCCGGTTTTTGAACTCGTGGGTGTGAACGTAACTACACGCATGCATCACGGTCAATATTCAAGGATGTGAATTTCGGTCAGAATCGTGTACACCATAGATGCATGCGCATTCTCATGACCGGTGCCGCTGGGAAAGTCGGCACGCTGCTCCGCCCGCGGCTCGCCCGCGAGGGCCGCATCCTGCGGCTTTCCGACCTCCACCCGGTCGAGACCGGCCCGGGCGAGGAATGGGTGACGGCCGACCTCGCCGACCCGGCCGCCATGGCCGAGGCGATGAAGGGCGTGGACGCGGTGCTCCACCTGGGCGGCCAGAGCCGGGAGCATCCCTGGGAGGACATCGTGCACGCCAACATCAACGGCATGCACGTGCTGCTGGAGGCGGCGCGCGAGGAGGGCGTCCAGCATCTCGTGCTCATGGGCAGCCATCACGCGGCCGGCTTCCACACCCGGCCGGCCGGCGGCGAGGACCTGCCTGACTACGCCTTCCCGCGGCCCGACACCTACTACGGGGTCAGCAAGGTCGTCATGGAGGCGCTGGGCAGCCTCTACCACGATCGGTTCGGGATGGACATCACCGTCGTCCGGCTCGGGACCTGCAACGAGGGGTCGCTCGACACGCGC from Nonomuraea polychroma encodes the following:
- a CDS encoding NAD-dependent epimerase/dehydratase family protein; the protein is MRILMTGAAGKVGTLLRPRLAREGRILRLSDLHPVETGPGEEWVTADLADPAAMAEAMKGVDAVLHLGGQSREHPWEDIVHANINGMHVLLEAAREEGVQHLVLMGSHHAAGFHTRPAGGEDLPDYAFPRPDTYYGVSKVVMEALGSLYHDRFGMDITVVRLGTCNEGSLDTRGLATWISPDDLARLVEAALVAPGYHVVWGVSDNARRWWSLEEAKSIGYVSRDDSESYAAALIAEHGEPDLTDPIHDRAGGVFTLKELGGSW